CCCTTGGCAAATACGAGGATGCGGATGCTCTTGCCGGTGCCGTGTGGGAGCACGGTCGTCCCGCGCACCATTTGGTCCGATCGCTTGGGATCCACGCCGAGTCGCAACGCCAGATCGACGGTCTCATCAAATTTGGCGTAGGCCGATTGCTTGACCACGTCGACCGCCTCACTGATCGCATAGAGTCGCGTCTCGACGTTTTTCAGGGCTGCCTGCATTTTCTTTCCCATATGTTCGCTCCTTGACCGACTTCCAGCGGGTCGCTACTGGATGACGATGCCCATACTGCGCGCCGTGCCCGCAATGATGTTCATCGCCCCTTCGAGATCGGATGCATTCAAATCCGTCATTTTTTTCTTTGCGATTTCTTGAAGTTGCGCCTGAGAGATCTGCCCCACCTTATCCTTCTGTGGGACACCTGACCCCTTGATCACACCGGCCGCCTTCTTAAGCAGGTCCGACGCCGGCGGCGTCTTCATAATGAAGGTAAAACTTCGGTCCTTATACACCGTAATGACGACCGGGATGATGCTGTCCCCTTCCTTCTGAGTTTTTGCGTTGAACTGCTTGCAAAACTCCATGATGTTCACGCCATGTTGACCCAGGGAGGGGCCAACAGGAGGCGCGGGGTTAGCCTTCCCGGCCGGAATCTGCAGCTTGATCAGTGCCGAAATCTCTTTCGCCATGCTCTACTCCTCGTCGAGTCGAACCGCTCTCCGCTTCAGCGATCCGCACTCACCTGTTCACACTGAAAGCGGAAAGCCGCACGCTGCGGCGTGATCAAATACGCTCCACTTGCAAGAATCCGAGCTCCACTGGAGTCGACCGGCCGAAAATGCTGACCATCAGCTTCACGCGGTTGTGGACGGAATCCACCTCTTCGACAGCCCCATTGAACCCCATGAACGGTCCGTCGATGACCCGCACATTATCGCCTTTGATGAA
Above is a genomic segment from Nitrospira sp. containing:
- the rplK gene encoding 50S ribosomal protein L11, which produces MAKEISALIKLQIPAGKANPAPPVGPSLGQHGVNIMEFCKQFNAKTQKEGDSIIPVVITVYKDRSFTFIMKTPPASDLLKKAAGVIKGSGVPQKDKVGQISQAQLQEIAKKKMTDLNASDLEGAMNIIAGTARSMGIVIQ